A single window of Leptospiraceae bacterium DNA harbors:
- a CDS encoding alginate export family protein, whose protein sequence is MGALRKSKTFWLDDKLKVGFHLRPRYESRQNADFNRNTDDYTNFVGQNSQVWFLLDPSPYFAAKITIQDARLWGNQNPSAGGDTRYALSNNAGREITPASTTTPTVQRSSTDIREAYILLKKSDKLPINIQVGRQIFAYGDLKLLGPLNWLNNGFSFDGVRFMHDSKYFSSHVLGSVLSEQHDAPGGLVTTNSRRRGSIDDAYFTGTYNTVKPWEHFWIDLYAFGIHKKWIPATSPSYALPNAQITTEDRQKQKDNLITAGIRITNRTNNNNLPKGKLWDWTIESALQTGKNGDIINASWDYAQVTYDGKRIYRERVKYDSKFVSAETGFLILDNVRLGIGYTYASGDANRNDGVVNTWNPLFPQIAGALPYWNMMNGQSTIVGFQNIKTYSARINYKTESYGTFILAAYDTQKAKSQDAWYNVAGGTVDGGSSESKGNERFKYDPNAHLGKRLFFQYDITWVYNYSENISIWSGFSLIQAQDAIRNVRQVGEANRYNFEPTSRYFYFMISAVM, encoded by the coding sequence ATGGGAGCATTACGAAAAAGCAAGACTTTTTGGTTGGATGACAAACTGAAAGTGGGTTTTCATCTACGTCCACGATATGAGTCAAGACAGAATGCTGACTTCAATCGAAACACAGATGATTATACAAATTTTGTTGGTCAAAATTCACAAGTCTGGTTTTTACTAGATCCATCACCTTATTTTGCAGCAAAGATTACAATTCAAGATGCAAGGCTCTGGGGAAACCAAAATCCAAGTGCTGGAGGTGACACGCGTTATGCGCTATCAAATAATGCCGGTAGAGAAATTACTCCCGCAAGCACAACAACTCCTACAGTGCAAAGATCAAGCACGGATATCAGAGAGGCTTATATTCTTCTTAAAAAATCTGACAAACTTCCGATCAATATTCAAGTAGGAAGACAAATTTTTGCCTATGGAGATCTGAAATTACTCGGACCACTTAATTGGTTAAACAATGGATTTTCTTTTGATGGTGTTCGCTTTATGCACGACAGTAAATATTTTTCTTCTCATGTATTGGGAAGTGTTTTATCAGAGCAACACGACGCTCCGGGGGGCTTAGTTACAACTAACAGCAGAAGAAGAGGGAGTATTGATGATGCGTATTTTACGGGAACGTATAATACGGTTAAACCCTGGGAGCATTTCTGGATTGACCTCTATGCGTTTGGAATTCACAAAAAATGGATTCCAGCGACTAGTCCTTCTTATGCGCTACCGAATGCTCAGATTACAACGGAAGATAGACAAAAGCAAAAAGACAATCTAATTACAGCCGGAATTCGAATTACTAATAGAACGAATAACAACAATTTGCCCAAAGGAAAGCTATGGGATTGGACGATTGAATCTGCTTTACAAACAGGAAAGAATGGGGATATTATTAATGCAAGTTGGGATTACGCACAAGTAACCTATGATGGAAAAAGAATTTATCGAGAAAGAGTAAAGTATGATTCCAAATTTGTCAGTGCAGAGACAGGCTTTCTCATATTAGACAATGTTCGCCTTGGTATTGGATATACTTATGCATCGGGTGATGCAAATCGAAATGATGGTGTGGTTAATACATGGAATCCTCTATTCCCTCAAATCGCCGGTGCCTTGCCATATTGGAATATGATGAATGGACAATCTACAATAGTAGGTTTTCAAAACATAAAAACTTATTCAGCCAGGATCAATTATAAAACAGAAAGTTACGGCACATTCATATTAGCCGCTTACGATACCCAAAAGGCAAAATCGCAAGATGCCTGGTATAATGTAGCAGGAGGAACAGTAGACGGTGGTAGCTCGGAAAGCAAAGGAAATGAAAGATTCAAGTATGATCCCAATGCTCATTTAGGAAAGAGACTTTTTTTTCAGTATGATATAACTTGGGTTTATAATTACAGTGAAAATATTTCTATATGGTCAGGCTTTTCTTTGATTCAAGCACAAGACGCGATTCGAAATGTAAGACAAGTGGGTGAGGCTAATCGGTATAATTTTGAACCTACATCGCGATATTTTTATTTCATGATTTCAGCAGTAATGTAA
- a CDS encoding ammonia-forming cytochrome c nitrite reductase subunit c552, producing the protein MNWIESLLKKIESGNRKILIGLLVSVSAAVFAIMLLIGSILERKAEAKDHVFRVVNLTEDTVDPAEWGKNFPRQYDSYKRTVDIERTKHGGSEAFQKLDDDPLLRELFAGYAFGVDFREERGHAYMLQDQNETERVKQFKQPGACLHCHASVIPFYKSEGKKAGVPDDQKEAQIQKGFDLVCAMSYKDAAKNVKHPVSCVDCHNVESMQLEVNRPGFINGIRNLAQSSAPTPHLPSIERWRKEGKKGEYDVNKMASRQEMRSFVCGQCHVEYYFKGPEKNLTYPWHNGLKMEQIEKYYDDVAWKDFEHKKSGAKVLKAQHPEFETWSQGIHARSGVSCADCHMPYKREGAIKISDHHVRSPMLNVAASCETCHRYPEKEIKARVEIIQDRTKELLLKAEGVTVSLIKDIEAAKGKGASDASLESARDFHRKAQWRVDFVAAENSMGFHAPGESLRILAEAIDYARQGQLNVQKIGK; encoded by the coding sequence ATGAACTGGATAGAAAGTTTACTAAAAAAAATAGAAAGTGGAAATCGAAAAATACTTATAGGCTTACTAGTCTCTGTGTCTGCCGCAGTCTTTGCAATAATGCTGTTAATCGGAAGTATTCTAGAAAGAAAAGCAGAAGCTAAAGATCATGTATTTCGCGTAGTCAATTTAACAGAAGATACTGTTGATCCCGCTGAATGGGGGAAAAATTTTCCACGTCAATACGATAGTTACAAAAGAACTGTTGATATTGAAAGAACCAAACACGGTGGAAGTGAAGCATTTCAAAAATTGGATGACGATCCACTTCTTCGGGAGTTATTTGCCGGTTATGCGTTCGGCGTTGACTTTAGAGAAGAGAGAGGACATGCCTATATGCTGCAAGATCAAAATGAAACAGAGCGAGTAAAACAATTCAAACAACCAGGTGCCTGTCTTCATTGCCATGCTTCCGTTATCCCCTTCTATAAATCGGAAGGAAAAAAAGCAGGCGTTCCTGATGATCAAAAAGAAGCACAAATTCAGAAAGGCTTCGATCTAGTATGCGCTATGTCCTATAAAGACGCTGCAAAAAATGTTAAGCATCCAGTTTCCTGTGTGGATTGTCATAATGTAGAATCAATGCAATTAGAGGTAAACCGCCCGGGGTTTATCAATGGTATCCGCAATTTAGCTCAATCTTCTGCGCCTACTCCTCATTTACCGAGCATTGAACGCTGGCGAAAAGAAGGAAAGAAAGGAGAATACGATGTAAACAAAATGGCATCAAGACAGGAAATGCGCTCCTTTGTTTGCGGTCAATGTCATGTGGAATACTATTTCAAAGGTCCAGAAAAAAATCTTACTTATCCCTGGCACAACGGTCTTAAGATGGAACAAATCGAAAAATACTATGACGATGTTGCCTGGAAAGACTTCGAACACAAAAAATCAGGGGCTAAGGTACTGAAGGCGCAACATCCAGAATTTGAAACTTGGAGTCAAGGCATTCATGCACGAAGCGGTGTGTCCTGTGCTGATTGTCATATGCCATATAAAAGGGAAGGGGCAATCAAAATTAGCGATCACCATGTTCGAAGCCCTATGTTAAATGTTGCTGCATCCTGTGAGACTTGTCACCGTTATCCGGAAAAAGAAATCAAAGCAAGAGTTGAAATCATTCAAGATAGAACAAAAGAACTATTACTAAAAGCAGAGGGCGTTACTGTATCACTCATCAAAGATATTGAAGCGGCTAAAGGCAAAGGTGCATCGGATGCATCTCTTGAGTCAGCAAGAGACTTTCACCGAAAAGCTCAATGGAGAGTTGATTTTGTTGCAGCCGAAAATTCAATGGGATTTCATGCTCCCGGAGAATCTCTTAGAATTTTAGCGGAAGCAATCGACTATGCAAGACAAGGACAATTAAATGTTCAAAAAATTGGGAAATAA
- the nrfH gene encoding cytochrome c nitrite reductase small subunit, producing the protein MSQRNYPKSVALFIAILSLGTLFGLGAYTFYFAEGAAYLSDDPKVCANCHVMREHYDGWQKSSHHANATCNSCHTPTNIVAKYISKANNGFWHSKGFTFYDYHEPIRIRESNRKILLENCVNCHEKFVAEIHQGNSDKSQLNCIHCHAAVGHGPTK; encoded by the coding sequence ATGTCCCAAAGAAATTATCCAAAATCTGTTGCTCTTTTCATTGCGATTCTATCTCTCGGCACTCTATTTGGTCTTGGTGCCTATACTTTTTACTTTGCAGAAGGTGCAGCTTACCTTTCTGATGATCCCAAAGTATGCGCCAATTGTCATGTCATGCGAGAGCACTATGATGGTTGGCAAAAGTCCAGTCACCATGCAAATGCAACTTGTAATAGTTGCCACACGCCAACGAACATCGTAGCGAAATATATTAGTAAGGCGAATAACGGCTTTTGGCATTCAAAGGGATTTACTTTTTATGATTATCATGAGCCTATTCGAATTCGCGAATCCAATAGAAAAATTCTTCTAGAAAATTGCGTAAATTGTCATGAAAAGTTTGTCGCTGAAATTCATCAGGGTAACAGTGATAAGTCTCAATTGAACTGCATCCATTGCCATGCAGCTGTCGGGCATGGACCAACAAAATAA